A portion of the Carya illinoinensis cultivar Pawnee chromosome 11, C.illinoinensisPawnee_v1, whole genome shotgun sequence genome contains these proteins:
- the LOC122282115 gene encoding transcription factor MYB30-like produces MGRSPCCSKDQSLNRGTWTATEDKILKEHIKMHGEGKWRNLPKKAGLNRCGKSCRLRWLNYLRPGIKRGNITNDEEELIIRLHKLLGNRWSLIAGRLPGRTDNEIKNYWNTKIGKKVLLGHPNPTSKRRSSSSNQAQEKPNPTEASAIVELPKADTGASCTVIRTKATRCTKVTLMSTSGPQEPRHHHQEQQLNSKPIVVEGPSIVHDENHDTVDFSNYTLEENNPSNFTIDCEIDKSFLSEFLINPDFLEMSCFEKTNNNKGGSITNITTCNKDHSSPTSIDHALLVSQETKLHGSEDCQLMAPPTEADQYLDWLFVSEDTLLGSEENSDDQSNPTLSAPKDRCF; encoded by the exons ATGGGAAGGAGTccttgttgttcaaaagatcaGAGCTTGAATAGGGGAACATGGACGGCTACTGAAGACAAAATACTCAAAGAACACATAAAAATGCATGGCGAAGGAAAATGGAGAAACCTTCCCAAAAAAGCGG GGCTTAACAGATGTGGGAAGAGTTGTCGGCTAAGGTGGTTGAATTATCTAAGACCTGGTATTAAGCGAGGCAACATAACCAATGATGAAGAAGAGCTTATTATCAGGCTTCACAAACTCTTGGGAAACAG ATGGTCTTTGATAGCTGGGCGGCTTCCTGGACGAACAGACAATGAGATCAAGAATTACTGGAACACCAAGATTGGAAAGAAAGTACTCTTGGGTCACCCCAACCCCACCTCAAAACgtagatcatcatcatcaaatcaAGCACAAGAAAAGCCAAACCCCACCGAAGCGTCAGCTATAGTCGAGCTACCAAAAGCAGATACAGGCGCTTCGTGTACTGTGATACGTACAAAGGCAACAAGGTGCACCAAAGTTACACTGATGAGTACCTCGGGGCCACAGGAACCTCGTCATCACCATCAAGAGCAGCAGCTTAACAGCAAGCCAATCGTCGTTGAAGGTCCCTCTATAGTTCACGATGAGAATCACGACACAGttgatttttcaaattatacTTTGGAAGAAAATAATCCGTCCAACTTCACAATAGATTGTGAGATTGACAAAAGTTTCCTGTCAGAGTTTCTAATCAACCCGGATTTCTTGGAGATGTCTTGTTTTGAAAAGACTAACAATAATAAGGGTGGTAGCATCACTAACATTACTACCTGCAATAAAGACCATTCTTCACCAACGTCTATTGATCATGCCCTCTTGGTTTCTCAAGAAACAAAACTGCATGGCTCGGAGGATTGTCAACTTATGGCTCCTCCGACTGAGGCTGATCAGTACTTGGACTGGCTCTTTGTTTCTGAAGATACATTGCTTGGCTCCGAGGAAAATTCTGATGATCAGTCTAACCCTACTTTGAGTGCTCCCAAAGATCGATGCTTCTAA